Sequence from the Undibacterium piscinae genome:
TGATGTTCATCCCGGTATGCGCTGCCACCATGTCTTTGCCGGTATAAGGGGCAGGGCCACCAGCGCCCGCGCCGAAAAATTCACGCGCCATGCGTTTGGCGCGCTCCAGATCTTTGATGTTTTCAAAGCGTGTTTTGATGAGTGGGTTGGCCAGATGGGCGGCCATGACATCGTCCACCAACAGACGTATGCCTTCGGCTTCTCTGAGGCGCTGATACAGTGTTTGGTTCATGCTAGGCTCCTTGCTGGTTAAGAGGGATACGCTGATAAAATTTTAGCCAGCGAGCGCCCAGCTTGCTTGGAGAAAGCGTGAAGGTTTTGTGATGATAGGCGGCGCGGATGGCTCAGCAACCCGCGCATCGAGCCCCCAAATTATCCGTAGACATCGCAAAAATAGGGGGGGTATGTGCCACAGTATGGCGTTTGCGCATATCAGATATGCGCGATATGACTAGCTCTGCCTATACTATCACCCAGTATATGCTGAGTGTAGCTTGCGCCGCGCCAACCCGGCAGAACCAGGCGGGCGTCAGAGCGAATGCAGCTGCACTGGATTGTTAGCGCTCAATTAGCGGTAGCCAGGCAATTTTTTTTCGGCTAACTCAAACAAAAGCTGAGTCAGCAAGGCTAAAGCAGCAGCCGGAATTGCACCGGCCAGCATCATGTTTTGATCATTGATGGCCAGCCCGATGACGATGCGTTCGCCATAACCACCAGCGCCGATAAAGGCGGCGATGGTGGCGCTACCGACGTTGAGTACCGCTGCAGTTTTAATACCGGCCAAGATGGTGGGCAAGGCCAGCGGCAGTTCGATGTAGCGCAGCCTTTGCCACTTATTTAAACCTAGCGCCAGACCAGCCGCGCGTAAGCCGCCAGGCACTTGCAAGATGCCAGTACAGCTATTGCGCAC
This genomic interval carries:
- a CDS encoding group 1 truncated hemoglobin, which produces MNQTLYQRLREAEGIRLLVDDVMAAHLANPLIKTRFENIKDLERAKRMAREFFGAGAGGPAPYTGKDMVAAHTGMNISEQEYLAATDDILGAMDKHHYDEETKKDVLAIIYSLKNHIMRK